A portion of the Zootoca vivipara chromosome 6, rZooViv1.1, whole genome shotgun sequence genome contains these proteins:
- the BBS2 gene encoding Bardet-Biedl syndrome 2 protein → MLVPVFTLKLNHKILPRMVAVGKYDGTHPCLTAATQAGKVFIHNPHARGQRISANRLVPSAQDADISLLNINEAVSCLTAGPLNPDLGCDSLLIGTRTSLLAYDVHNNADLFYAGVPDGANTIVLGTLGDISSPLAIIGGNCSLQGFNHEGKDLFWTVTGDNVRSLALCDFDGDGKKELLVGSEDFDIRVFKEDEIVAEMSETETVTALTPMCSSHFGYALSNGTVGIYNRTSRYWRIKSKNQAMSIHAYDINSDGVCELITGWSSGKVDARSDRTGEVIFKDNFASSIAGIVQGDYRKDGNTQLICCSVDGEVRGYLPASQEMKGKVMDTSVDQDLIRELSQKKQNLLLELRNYEENTKQVELNTQVNEMDGQRGVIPANTQLQTALSVNLGSDSESAHVELCISTSNDTIIRAVLIFAEGIFEGESHVIHPSLQNLSSRIKIPLTPPKDVPVELNIKAFVGYKNSMQFHVFELSRQLPRFSMYILSSPDSAPGPLSFVRFTISERVQTVIMWLKQNFLLPEDMVIHNESFEVCFTSLRDAGQLCIKMKPSGEISINTDNIDLAGDIIQSMASFWAIEDLQVEADFPAYFEEMRKALVVVDNSHTFSQKLTADMAEHSNLIRSMLVRAEDSRLMGDMRNMKKRYKDLYYLNRDLQSQYSIRCSNHAELLNNLKAVNQAIQRAGRLRVGRPKTQVIAACREAIKHNDVNALIKIMRVGVTSSLLKKRLTETAVG, encoded by the exons ATGCTGGTGCCCGTCTTCACGCTCAAGCTGAACCACAAGATCCTGCCGCGCATGGTGGCGGTGGGCAAGTACGACGGCACCCACCCATGTCTGACGGCGGCCACGCAGGCCGGCAAG gttttTATTCATAATCCTCATGCACGTGGCCAGCGTATTAGTGCAAACCGTTTAGTGCCCAGTGCCCAGGATGCTGATATTTCTCTTCTGAACATTAATGAGGCAGTCAGCTGTTTAACTGCAGGACCGCTGAACCCCGACCTTGGCTGTGATTCCCTTCTCATTGGCACACGGACCAGTTTGCTGGCATATGATGTGCACAACAATGCTGACTTGTTTTATGCAGGG GTACCTGATGGAGCAAACACAATAGTGCTTGGAACTTTAGGAGATATTTCCTCACCTCTTGCTATTATTGGTGGGAACTGTTCGTTGCAAGGCTTTAATCATGAAGGAAAAGACCTTTTCTGGACG GTCACTGGTGACAATGTCCGATCACTGGCATTGTGTGACTTCGATGGTGATGGAAAGAAAGAg CTGCTCGTTGGATCTGAGGATTTTGACATTAGGGTTTTTAAAGAAGATGAGATTGTGGCAGAAATGTCAGAGACTGAG ACTGTTACTGCGCTAACCCCGATGTGCAGCAGTCATTTTGGCTATGCCCTTTCTAATGGAACAGTTGGCATTTATAATCGGACATCCCGCTACTGGAGAATTAAA tcTAAAAATCAGGCAATGAGTATACATGCATACGATATCAACTCTGACGGCGTGTGTGAGCTGATCACTGGCTGGTCCAGTGGGAAG GTTGATGCACGTAGTGACAGAACTGGAGAGGTCATCTTCAAGGATAATTTTGCTTCCTCAATTGCAGGAATTGTGCAGGGTGATTATCGAAAGGATGGCAATACACAGTTAATCTGCTGTTCTGTTGATGGTGAAG TGCGAGGCTACCTCCCAGCTAGTCAAGAGATGAAAGGGAAAGTGATGGACACCAGTGTGGACCAGGACCTGATTCGAGAGCTTagtcaaaagaaacaaaatctcCTGCTTGAGTTAAGAAATTATGAAGAAAACACAAAG CAAGTGGAACTAAACACCCAAGTGAATGAGATGGATGGACAAAGGGGTGTGATTCCTGCAAACACCCAGCTCCAAACAGCACTCTCGGTCAATCTGGGCTCAGATAGTGAATCCGCTCATGTTGAATTATGCATTTCCACATCCAATG ACACAATCATTCGAGCAGTGCTGATCTTTGCTGAAGGAATATTTGAAGGTGAGAGTCATGTGATCCACCCTAGTCTTCAGAACCTCTCGAGCCGCATTAAAATTCCCCTCACCCCTCCCAAAGATGTTCCAGTGGAGCTGAACATCAAGGCCTTTGTCGGCTACAAGAATAG CATGCAATTCCATGTCTTTGAGCTGTCAAGGCAACTCCCTCGCTTCTCAATGTATATTCTGAGTAGTCCAGACTCTGCTCCTGGTCCTTTAAGCTTTGTACGATTCACAATCAGTGAGAGGGTGCAAACA GTCATCATGTGGCTGAAACAAAATTTCCTGTTACCAGAGGACATGGTGATCCACAATGAGTCCTTTGAAGTTTGCTTTACCTCCCTGCGTGATGCGGGGCAGCTGTGCATCAAAATGAAGCCAAGTGGGGAG ATCTCCATTAACACCGACAACATTGACTTGGCTGGTGACATTATTCAGTCGATGGCCTCCTTTTGGGCAATTGAAGATTTGCAGGTTGAAGCAGATTTCCCAGCATATTTTGAAGAGATGAGAAAGGCCCTAGTTGTT GTGGATAATTCTCACACATTCTCTCAGAAGCTCACAGCTGACATGGCAGAGCACTCCAATCTCATTCGCAGCATGTTGGTTCGAGCAGAAGATTCACGCCTCATGGGAGACAT GAGAAATATGAAGAAGCGATACAAAGACCTGTATTATCTCAACAGGGATTTGCAGTCCCAATACAGTATTCGCTGCAGCAATCATGCAGAACTTCTAAATAACCTCAAGGCAGTAAACCAGGCTATCCAAAGAGCAGGACGCTTGCGCG TTGGTAGGCCCAAGACACAGGTGATTGCTGCATGCCGTGAGGCTATTAAGCATAACGACGTTAATGCACTCATCAAGATAATGCGTGTGGGAGTCACTTCCTCTTTATTAAAGAAAAGACTGACAGAGACTGCGGTGGGATGA